CGGGACCCGGATCATCGCGGGATCTCCTTCTTCATGAACGCTTCGAAGTCGGCCTCGTAGGCCGGGTTCCAGCGGGAGAGCGCGGGACGGTTCTCGATCAGGTCGTAGGTGTTCCAGAGCACCCGCTTCTCGTCCATCTCCCGCGTGACGTCGTTGTCGGGACACAGGACGTAGAAGTCGCCGCGCCGGAGTGACTCGAAGAGGAAGTCGGTCACCTGCTCGGGCAGCCAGGCACCGTCGGGCTTCTCCTCGACGAAGCGCTTGATCAGGCCCGTGAACGTGAACCCGGGAACGAGGAGGTGCGCGGTCACGCGTCCCTCCGTCTGCTGGAGGAGCGTGTGCGCGAGGCCCTCGGTCAGGCTCTTGATGCCGCTCTTGCTGACGTTGTAGGCGGTGTCGCCGGGAGGCTGGGTGATGCCCTGCTTCGAGCCGGTGTTGATCACGAGGCCCGGCCGACCGCTGGCGACCATCTCGGGGACGAAGCGCTGGACCCCGTGGAGCACGCCGAAGAGGTTGACGCCGAGCACCTTGCGCCAGCCATCGGGGTTCGAGAGCGCGTCGCCCCCGCCGCCG
The genomic region above belongs to bacterium and contains:
- a CDS encoding SDR family NAD(P)-dependent oxidoreductase gives rise to the protein MSSDIHPALAEGNVAVITGGASGIGLATAERLVRSGLRVCLADHDEETLPGAVEGLSGAGEVFGHVTDVSDAASVDGLANAVADRFGPVSVLMNNAGVGGGGDALSNPDGWRKVLGVNLFGVLHGVQRFVPEMVASGRPGLVINTGSKQGITQPPGDTAYNVSKSGIKSLTEGLAHTLLQQTEGRVTAHLLVPGFTFTGLIKRFVEEKPDGAWLPEQVTDFLFESLRRGDFYVLCPDNDVTREMDEKRVLWNTYDLIENRPALSRWNPAYEADFEAFMKKEIPR